From the genome of Pseudomonas helvetica:
ATATCTGGCCTACCGATCTCATCGGTTAACATACGTGTGAAATTTTAAATATGATCAAGCAAAGTGTGAAATCCATCGCGTCCCTCGGGTTGGTATTGGTGGCGAGCCTCGCCTGTGCCTCGGCTCCTGAGAAGGTTGACTTGGGGGAGTTGTATGACAGCTACCTTGAGCACAATCAGTCCTCCATGAACATGCCGCAGTTCAAGAAAGAGATTCTGATTTCCGGCAGCGTTCTCGGCGTTTCAAAGAACTTCTCCGGCGAAGCCGTGATGGAGGCCGGTCTTGCCGATTCTGATGAAGTACTGGCAAGACTGACGGGTTTTGACGCGGACGAGTCGAACAAGATGGACGCGATGGCGGTCGGTACCGACTTTAAAGCGGTGTGCGTACTGGCGATGACGATGGGTTCGGAATACATGGCCCTGACTGACTGCGTGTTCAAGCCGTAAGTGCGTGTTCAATCCTCTTGGGCAGTGTTGGCGTTCACCGCCTTCGCGAGCCTGGCCGTAAACGCTCAGCCGCTGGATCAGCGGGATTTGATCGAGCGTTTGACGCACTGCACGGCTTCTTTGCAAGACGTTATGGTCTTCAACGGTCTGGTTGAACGCAAAGAGCTGACGCTGACCGCAGCGTCGGAGTTCGAACCGTGGGGCGGTCTGGCCTGGACCATCGAACCTGCGCTGTCCTTTGGTAACGTGAGTTCGTCGGTGGCGGTGATGAGCGACCATCGCAGTTTTTACCTGCGGGTGCCGTCCACTCAACCCGGTGTGGATATCCGGACAACGGCTCAGCAGTTGCAACTGGCGAATACCGGCAGCGGCGGTGAGGCCAACGATTTCCGTAAGGTCATGGACGACCGAACGCTCCAGGCGATGTCTACTGGCGAGCCGGATAACTACTGGGTTGGATGTTTCTACGATCAAGATGCGGTACAGCGGCAGTTCGATCTGGAACTCAATGCAACGCCAGAACGTATGAATGAAAAAAATGCCAGGCAACAGGCATTGGGCAATGAGAGTTAATATTGTCCCGGTGATTTCATACACCTGAACACTTAATGGCGTATACGCCATAAGGAAAAAGGGCCGGTCACTCATGTCTGTAAGTCAGGAGTGGCCGGTCCTTTATGTGCCGTATTTCCCATGCCGCCATGGCAGTTGCGTTACTCTTCGTTGCGTTAAGTATCCTACCGAATTCACCGCATTGTGCTTTTCTTTAGGCGCGGCATGTACAACCTGTTGTGAGCAACAGGTGGTTGAAATGTCCGTGTGAGCAGAATCGTGCTGGCATTAAACGTCAGCTCGACAATGAGGCAACCAACCGATTCGCCTCCGGGGAGAGGGTTAATGAAAAAACTGTATGCACTGGTTGCGCTCTTTGCGCTGACGATTGGCAGCGTCGGCATGAGCGACGCTCGGTCCCATCGCGATAAGCAGCAGACCGAGTCGGTGGCGGGGGTGTTTGATTACTACCTGCTGACGCTGTCCTGGTCGCCGACGTTTTGCCTGACTCATCAGAACAACCCGCAATGCTCGGGCAAAGGCTACGGCTTTGTGCTCCATGGTCTATGGCCGCAATACGCCAAGGGCGGTTGGCCGGAGTCGTGTCCGCCGATGGTGCCGTTGTCGCCAGCGGAGCAGAAGCAAGGGCTGACGCTGTTTGTGACGCCAAAATTGCTTCAGCATGAATGGTCCAAGCACGGCACCTGCAGCGGCCTTGGCGCCTCGGGTTATCTGGATATGGCGGATAAGGCGGTTGGCACGGTGAAGATCCCGGACAAGCTGAAACCCTTGAGCACCGAGATCTACTTCCCGGCGCAGGAAATTGCGCAGATGTTCCGTCAGAGCAATCCCGGGATTCCAGAGAATGGCATCGCGATTGTCTGCAACGGACCCGAGTTGTCGGAAGTGCGCGTGTGCCTGGGTAAAGACTTGTCGTTCGGGTCTTGTGGCAAGGGCGTGAAAAGTCAGTGTCGAGCGGGTGATATTCGGGTTCCGCCAATGCGTTGAAGGGGATCGTTGTCGATTTATTGGCATAAAAAATGGGCGACTTCGGTCGCCCATTTTTGTGTGTTCGTTGCCTTGTAAATGTGTTGCCTGTCGGTTCGTTATGCCGGCTCGCTCAGTGCCTGCACCGGCAACCCCAGCGCTGCCAGGTCTTTGCGCAGTTGCGCGGCACTGGTGAACTGCAGCGCATTGAAGCCTTCCTGACGTGCACCTGCGATGTTCGGCGCGTGATCATCGATAAACACCGCATGGTGACCTTCGAACCGGTAGCGAGATTTCAGTAGCTGGAAGATCGCCGGGTCGGGCTTGATGAGGCCTTCTTCGCCAGACACCAGAATGCCCTCGAATGTCTGCAGAAAGGGAAAACGCTGAAGGGCAATCGGGAAGGTTTCGGCGGACCAGTTGGTCAGGGCCAGCAGGCGGACGCCTTTGGCGTGCAGTTCATCGAGGATCTGCACGCTCTCTTCCAGTACGCCGCCGAGTGTCTCTTCCCAGCGCTCGTGGTACGCACGAATCAGCGCCTCTTGCGACGGATGCCGCGCGATGGCTTCCTCGACCCCTTCCTGCCACGACCGGCCTGCGTCCTGGCGCTCGTTCCACTCGGGAGGGCAGACCTCGGAAAGAAAAGTCTCCATGGCCTGTACGTCTTCGCCGAAGATCTTCCGGTAAAGGTTTCTTGGGTTCCAGCGAATCAGCACGTTACCGAGGTCGAACACAACGGTGTCGATGGTTGCGGGGCGGTTCAGAGTGTTCATGCTTTTCCTCCATGGATTGGCTTCTTAGGGAGCCCTTGTTTTACCGCATCCCAAACCGAATAACACCCTCCGTAAACAAACTGATTATCCATCTGAACGGCCCATACAACAGCGCGCTGCCGCCCTCGACTCGACCGGTATCGCGGTGGTTTTCCTCATCTTCCAGAATCGACTGGACCGTTTCATAGGCCGCCAGGTCGTTCCGGCTTTCAAGGTAGGAGAGCTGGTTTTTCAAATGGCTCACCACGACCGATTCCACGGCCCAGGTGCAGGCCATGACGCCGCTTTTGCCGAGCAGTGCCGAGATAAAACCCATGAACCAGCCCCCGGCACCACAGAGCCAGTAGCTCTTGCACTTGATGCCGTTGCGGCGCTGTATCTCTTCCCAAAACCGGTTCATGTGACGTTTTTCGTCTTCCATGAAGCTTTCCAGAAGAGGCACGTAGTCTTTGCGTAGCAGGCGCGATACAAAGATCTGCGATCGGTAAATGTTGATAGCGCCGAATTCCCCGGCGTGGTTCACCTTGAGAATTTTTCTGGCGGTGTCCAGCGATGCCGTGCTGTCTTTATATTTCATCGAGCGTGGACACTCACAGGGCGGTTTTGGTGGGAAGCATTGGCGTTTCAAACGAGCATCAACAAATGCGTTGAACATTACAGGAGAAAACAAGAAGCGGGGTTATGACTCGCACCACAATTGCTCCTCATCACCCCTGTAGGCTAAGCTCCCCCGCCATTAAGGGATCTGGGCTTTTGCTCATGCCTTACCCTTCAAGGATGACGCTTTTGCCTACCCCCATTCACGACCCTCATTACACCCCCGGCGGCCCTCTTAAACGCTTGCCGCTGCGCAAGGCTGCGATGATGTTTGTTGCAGCGGTCTGCCTGTGTTTGTGTGGTTTGCTTTACCTGCAACTGGAACAGTCCCGGCGCTACGATTTGTCGTTGGCTGAGGTGGCGTCGTCGAACCTGACGCGGGCGATGGCGCAGCAGGCGCAGGACACGTTTCTGAGCGCGGACCTGGTGATGACCAGCCTGGTCGACTGGATACAGGCAGAGGGTTTTGGCGTAATGCAAAACCCGCGGCTGCAACAGATCTTCGCACGTCGGGTGCAGGCGCTCGAGCAGTTACACGGGCTGTTTCTGTTCGATAAAAACGGCCAGTGGGTGGTGACATCGTTTGATGACTTGCCGCGTCGCGGAGGTGTGGCCGATCGCGACTACTTCAAGTTCCATCAGCAGAATCCTACCTTGCTCGCGCACATTGGGCCGGCGATTCGTAGCCGGCAGAATGGCGAGTGGATCATTCCGATTTCCCGGCGGATAAACGACCCGCATGGCGAGTTCCAGGGCGTGCTGCTGGCCGGGATCAAGCTGTCGTACTTCGATCAGTTCTTCAAGAGCTTCAGCCTCGATGACAATGGCGTGATGTTTCTGGCGTTGTCGGACGGTACGCTGCTGGCCAGGCGACCGTTCGAGGAAGCGCGAATAGGCGAGTCGCTGGCACATGGGGATATTTTCCAGAAGTACCTGCCCCATGCCAGTTTCGGCAATGGGATGATCCGTTCGGTGGTGGATAACGTGATCCGGCTGTATGGCTATCGTCAGCTGGACGCCTACCCGCTGGTGGTTGCCGCGGCGACCCCGAAGGAGACGATTCTTCGGGGCTGGTACGCCAACGCCTATCAATCCAGCGTCGTCGTCGCCCTGGTGGTGCTCGGAGTGGGTTTGTTCGGTTGGGTATTTGTGCTGCAGGTTCGCAATGGTGAGCTTATCGAGGCGGATTTGCGGACTGCGCAAGAGCAGCTGGAAGTGATCGCGACTCACGATAGCCTGACCGGGTTGGCGAATCGTCGGCTGTTCGAGCGGGCGCTGGACATCGAATTTGCACGGGGTGCCCGCCAACAGAGTTCGTTGAGCCTGATCATGCTCGATATCGATTTTTTCAAACGTTACAACGATGCCTACGGTCATGTGGCGGGGGATCAGTGCCTGGCGGAAGTGGCGCGCGCGGTAAACAGTTGTTGTCTGCGCAAATCCGACCTGGCGGTGCGTTATGGCGGTGAAGAGTTTGCGGTGCTGTTGCCCGACACGGACATTCACGGCGCCTTTACGATTGCCGAGCAGATCCGCCACAGTCTCAAGGACAAGCACATCATCCATTCAGGCGCGCCTTCGGGGCATCTGACGGTGAGCCTGGGCTGTTATGCGTTTGTGCCCAAAGACGGGGATAGCATCGAAATGTTTATCGAGCGGGCAGACGCGGCGTTGTATCAGGCGAAAAACTTGGGTCGAAACCGCACGGTGGTGATGTCGATGGAAGGAAATCCTGAAGTGGTCGTGCATCCAGAAGTCTGATGAAAGGGCGGGGCGCGGTTGCACAGTGGACCCGCCTGTAATGTTTGTTTTTTATGAGGCACCACATGAAGTATTCACCTTCGCGACGTTCATTGTTGAAGGCAGGTCTGACACTGCCATTGATCACACTGGTCGTTCCGGCCTGGGCTAACGCTTCGGCTGCGGATAAACCGCTGGCCGAGTTGTACAAGAAACTTGCCGAGTTGGAGAACAGTGCGAAAGGTCGATTGGGCGTTGCCTTGATCAACACTGCCAATGGTCACGAGATTCAGTATCGGGGCGGTGAGCGTTTTCCGTTCTGCAGTACTTTCAAGTTGATGTTGGCCGCAGCGGTGTTGCACAAAAGCATGGCTGAGCCGGGGTTGCTGGAAAAGCATATTGCCTATGCTGAAGCCGACCTGCTGTCTTACGCCCCCATCGCCAAACAGAATCTGAAACAGGGCATGAGCGTTGCGCAGCTGTGCGGCGCCACCTTGCAATACAGCGATAACACTGCCGCCAACTTGTTGATCAAGGAGATGGGTGGAGTGGCAGCGGTTAACCAGTTCGCCAAAGGCCTGGGTGATCCGGCGTTCCGGCTTGATCGCCGGGAGCCGGAGCTGAATACGGCGATTCCTGATGATCAGCGTGATACCACGACACCGGCTGCGATGGCCGCCAGTGTGCAGAAAGTGGTGCTGGGTGATGCGTTGGCAACGCCACAGCGCGAGCAGTTGGTGACCTGGCTCAAGGGCAACACCACTGGCGATGCGAGCATTCGGGCCGGCACACCGACGGGTTGGATCGTCGGCGATAAAACCGGTAGCGGCGACTACGGCACCACAAACGATGTGGCGGTGCTTTGGCCACAGACAGGCGCACCCGTGGTGCTCGCGGTTTACTTCACCCAACATCAAAAAGACGCCGAAGCACGTCGTGATGTTCTGGCGTCTGCCACCCGTTTGGTGATGGCGCACGCGTCCTGAGCAAGGAGTCATTGATGATTCAGGCTGAACTATCGAACGTTGACCTCTACCTGAAACGCCTCGGTTATGACACGCCGCCGTCGCCCACGCTCGACACCCTTCGCGAGTTGCAGTCGCGTCATACCGCAACGTTCCCTTTTGAAACCCTGTCGACGATGTTGTGGGTTCCGGTGCCCATCGACCTGCCTTCGGTCGAGCGCAAAGTCCTGCACGAGGGGCGAGGCGGTTACTGTTACGAGCTGAACAACATGTTCCTCGCCCTGCTTCAGCAACTGGGGTTCGAAGCCCGAGGGATCAGCGGGCGGGTGGTGATGGGTGGCCCCGAGGACGCGTTGACCGCGCGTACTCACCGCTTGAGCCTGGTCACCCTGGACGGGGTTCGTTACATCACGGATGTCGGCTTTGGCGGCATGGTGCCCACGGCGCCGCTGCGCCTTGATACTGAAGAGGAGCAGCCGACCGGCCATGAGCCGTACCGCATCGTTCGCAAGGACAGCAGCTACGCTTTGCGTGCGAAGGTCGCGGGGGAGTGGCGGCCGATGTACGTGTTCGATCTGCAGGTTCAGTCAGACATCGACTATCAGATCGGCAATTGGTATGTCTCGACCCACCCCGACTCTCCGTTTCGAGGGCAATTGAAGGTGGCGCGCACCGGGCCAGGGATGCGCCGCACGCTCAACAACGGTAGTTATGCGATTCACCGGATGGGCCAGGAGAGCGAGCGCCGGCAGCTCACGAATGCTGATGAAGTGATTGCGGTGCTGGAGCGCGAGTTCGACATTCGCCTGCCGCAGCATCCAGAGTTGAGGCAGGTGCTGGCGCAACTGGTCAGCTCAAGCGAAAGACCTGACTGAGCGCTGCGTCAGGCATGGTTCAGTGTTCGAGTCGCTTTGGGTTTTGCCTTCGGGCTGTGCTCGGCTTCGAGCATCCGGTTGATTTCACTGGCTGCCACACTCAACGTCTGCTCCAGTGATTTCAGTTCAGCAGCGGTAATTCCCTTCTTCAGGTGTTTGATGCCTGCGTCAATGGCGGAGGCAGGCGTCGGACCCTGACCTTTTGCGTTCAGCAAGGCTTGGCGCAAGGTATTGTTGATCACGGTCTGATAGCCATATCCCGCACTCTCTGCGAGCTCGCGTGCTGCCTCTATCACGGCGTCATCGAGCATGATGGTGATGCGGGTCTTGCCTTTACTGGCGGCAACCGGCCCACGTTTGGCGCTGCTGAAGTCGTATTCTTCTTTCATGGTTCAAGCCTCCAGGTATTGGCGGCGCTCATTGTGGGTGGCGATGCGAGCAGAAATGATTCGAACGAAGTTCGGATCGCGGTAGGTGTAGACAACCACCAGTACCCGGCCCACAGCATCCTTACCCATAACGATCCACCGTTGCTCATCATGGTCGCTGTCCGGGAGCGTCAGGGCATTGTTGTCGTAGAACACCGGTTCTGTGTCGGCGAGACTGATGCCCTTGTGCTTCCTTTTGTTTGCAGCGTTTTTTACTTCGTCGTACTGAATGTCGAACGCTTTCATTATGCATACTTTATATGTATAAAAAAGGCAGCGAGTGAACCGTTGATCGCTGAAGAGACTTGAAGGTTAGTCGTCGTGGGGGAGGGGCCGAGGGAAGAACTATTTCAAGGTTTTGATGTGGGACTGCAAATACCGGTCGGCAAACTGTATACAACTCTATAGACATTTGTCTTGAGTATTGAATACAGTGTGCGCATAACAAAAACCAGGGAACCCCCTCACGATGAAAACGCCCTCTGTTTCACACCAGCGGCCTGAGGATGAAAACCTCGGGGTCGGCGCGAATATGGCTTACGGCCTGCAACACGTTCTGACCATGTATGGCGGTATCGTTGCGGTACCACTGATCATCGGCCAGGCGGCCGGGCTTTCTCCGGCCGACATCGGTTTGTTGATTGCGGCGTCACTGTTTGCGGGGGGCTTGGCGACATTGCTGCAAACCCTCGGATTACCGTTTTTCGGCTGTCAGTTGCCGCTGGTTCAGGGCGTTTCGTTCTCGGGTGTCGCGACCATGGTGGCGATTGTCGGCAGCGGTGGTGAGGGCGGTTTTCAGTCGATTCTGGGGGCGGTGGTCGCCGCCTCGCTGATCGGGCTGCTGATCACGCCGGTGTTCTCTCGAATTACCAAGTTCTTCCCGCCGTTGGTCACCGGTATCGTGATTACCACCATCGGCCTGACGCTGATGCCGGTGGCAGCGCGCTGGGCCATGGGCGGTAACAGTCACGCCGAGAGCTTCGGCAGCATGGCGAACATCGGGCTGGCGGCATTGACGCTGGCACTGGTGCTGATGTTGAGCAAGATCGGCAGCGCCACGATCTCCCGCTTGTCGATTCTGTTGGCCATGGTGATCGGTACGGTGATTGCGGTGTTCCTTGGCATGGCCGACTTTTCGACGGTGACTCAGGGGCCGATGTTTGGCTTCCCGGCACCGTTCCACTTCGGCATGCCGACCTTCCACTTCGCAGCGATCCTGTCGATGTGCATTGTGATCATGGTGACGCTGGTGGAAACCTCTGCGGACATTCTGGCGGTCGGTGAAATCATTGGCACCAAGGTTGATTCCAGGCGTCTGGGCAATGGGCTGCGGGCTGACATGCTGTCGAGCATGATCGCGCCGATCTTTGGCTCCTTCACCCAAAGTGCCTTTGCCCAGAACGTCGGGCTGGTGGCGGTGACCGGGATCAAGAGCCGCTATGTGGTGGCCACCGGCGGGGTGTTCCTGGTGGTGCTCGGGCTGTTGCCGGTGATGGGGCGCGTGATCGCCGCTGTGCCGACATCCGTCCTCGGTGGTGCCGGTATCGTGCTGTTTGGCACCGTGGCGGCGAGTGGTATACGTACGCTGTCCAAGGTCGATTACCGCAACAACGTGAACCTGATCATCGTCGCCACTTCCATCGGCTTCGGCATGATCCCCATCGCCGCTCCCAACTTCTACGATCACTTCCCTAGCTGGTTTGCGACCATCTTCCATTCCGGCATCAGCTCGTCGGCGATCATGGCGATCGCACTCAACCTGACCTTCAACCACTTCACCACCGGTAACTCGGACCAGCAGTCGGTCTTTGCTGCCGGCACCGAACGGACCTTGCGTTTCCAGGATCTGGCGGCGTTGCGCGAAGGGGATTACTTCAGTCGCGGCAAGCTGCACGACTGCGACGGTAACGAAGTCCCGGTGGTGGTGGATTCATCCCACGGCCCGACGGAGCATCATGCGGAGCATGCCAAAAGCAGTGAGCATGTCTGACGACACTGTGCAGAGCGGCGCCTGACCGACGACGCGCTCACAATCGATAAACAGAAGGGCAGAAGGGATCGCATCCCTTCTGCCCTTTTTGCATGGCGCATTCCGACTGACAGTCGACAAGTCGCAGTGGAGGGCTAGGGACGACTGGCCTCGCTGGCGATCAGCATCATTGCCGCCGAGAGCGTGTGGCCATCGGTGATCTGGCCGGCGGTGATCATGGCCATCAGTTCCTGGCGGGTGATGAACAAAAGATCATCCACCTCGCCATCGGTTGTGTCGGTGGCTTGTGTATCGAGGTAGACCTGGCACACCGCAACCGCACTGGCAATCAGCGATGTGTTGCTGTGCAGCAAACCCAACTCCTTGACCTTCAGCGCCTGCCAGCCCGTTTCCTCCAGCAGCTCGCGGGCCGCCGCGTCGCAGGCGGTTTCGTTCTCGTCGATGGCGCCCCGCGGGAACTCGATGGACATCCCGCCAATGGCCCGGCGCTTGAGGTTGACCAGCATCAACCGGCCGTCTTCAAGGGTCGGTACGGCCACCACGCCGTTGATAGCCCGGGCTTCCTTGATGATGAAGTAGCCGTTCTCGCGGACCACGTTGAAGTATGGGGTTTCCAGCAGGCACTGGGATTCGGTGACAGGCTTCATGCGCGGTATTACTCCAGAAAGCAGCGATCGAAAAGGTAGAGGTTGGCGGGTTTGAGGTTTTCCACCGTGGCTTGCGGGCGGCCGCCGTCGCCGCTTTTCTTGCGCCCGGTCTCTTGCAGGTGGCCGGCCTCGATCATCTTCAGCAGGCGCTGGCGGATGCTGGTCTTGAGCACCGGTCGTTCAAGCACCAGGGAGAATATGCTCACCGCTTCAGGCGCGCTGAATTCGTTGCCGAGGAACATCAACGGCAGGCTGCTGTACAACGACTTGGAGAACAGGCGCTCCTGCACCGAGGCCACCAGGCTGTTGTGATCGAAGGGCAGTCTGGTCGAGGCTTCGGCCACGTCTTTGAGCGGGAAAAATCCCTGGTGTTCGGCCGGCTGGACCGCATCGCTGACGATGGCGAGGTAGAAGGTCGACGACGACCAGCAACGCGGATCGCGGAACGCGTCGCCGACCGTGCCGACCTGCTCGATCCAGGCCAGCGGCATGCCGACTTTTTTCGAGGCGCGCAGGCGCTCCACGGCGTCGTTCAGCGTGAGGTCTTCGACCCCGCCATTGACCACGATCCCGGGGAGTGCCCAGTGGCCGGCGAACGGTTCGGTTTCGCGTCGGTTCAGGAGGATTTCCAGCGCCTTGGTTTCCCGGCAATAGCGCAGCACACAAAGGTCGATGGTGTGCAGGTAAGCGCTTGGAGGGGGGATGCGGTCTGGCATGTCAGCTTCCGTGGGCAGCGTAGAGGTCATAGTTTACCGGATCCATGCCGGGTGCCATCCAGTGGGTGGGCAGCGACTCGCCCAAGGCCAGCCGTTCGCGCAGCACCGTACTGCGCACATGGATTTGTTCCTCGACGCAGATGATGGAAAAGCGCTCCAGCAACTCCGGGCCGCGATAGAAGGTTGGCAGCAGGTCAGCCACATCCTGGCCGACCACCAGGGCGATCTGTTTACCGTCCATGGCCAGGCTGTCGGCGAGATGAGCGAGCAGGGTGTAGCTGTAGATCGGACCTTCGACGCCGCGCGCCACGATCTGTTCGACCCGGCTGGCACGCACTTCCGCGCAGCAAAGCGGCTGTACGTGCTCGACGATCGATTCCAGCCAGTTCAGGCGCAGTTCATAGTCGGCCATTCGTTTGCCGTAAGGGTGCCTGAAGCTGGGGGCCACCAGCAAACGCCTGGCCTGGCATGAGGCTTCGATCATCACCTGGGCGTGCCCGGCGTGAGGAGGGTTGAAGGCGCCGCCGTAGAGGGCTATTTCATACATGGCTGATCTCCCTGTTAGTACATGACGTGTACCTTATCACCGAATCCGTTCAGACGAAACCATCTCCCATTGCTCACATGCATACAGATAATGGGCGGGATTCTTCGCGGTAAAAATATTTTCATGGTCGGGTATTGCAACGAAAGTACATGACGTGTACTTTTTGATCCATGCAAAGGAGAGACCCGACATGACCAGCCAGACCCTGAAAACCGCTTCCTTCGATGTTGATGCGCAAAAGAGCTTCACGCCGTTGTGCCCTGATGAGCTGCCCGTTGCGGGCGGCGAGCAGATCGGTAGCGAGCTGAACTTCATGGCCACCCTGGCCAGCCTGCGTGTCGGCAGCAAGGACGCTCATACGGCTCAGGCCCCGTGGGTGGTGGCCGAGCACTCGCAAATGTTCCAGTCGACCGGCCTCGAACACGCCGATATCACTTGGGTCAGCCACTGTGTCCCTGGCACTGAAGGCTTCACCTTGCTGGACGAGTTGCCGACCCCGTACGACTACGACTACTTCGTCTGGAAGGGTGTCGAGCCGGACCTGCACCCTTACGGCGCCTGCTACCACGACCTGCACGGCAAGCTCTCCACCGGCGTGATCGAGTTCCTGAACAGCCAGGGTGTGAAGCGGGTCATCGTCGGAGGCCTGGCGCTGGACTTCTGCGTCAAGACCACCGCCTTGCAACTGGCCGCTGCCGGTTTCAAGGTGATCATCCACTTGCCGGCCTGCCGGGCCATTAGTGAAGAGGGCGCCACTCAAGCCATTCAAGACATGCAACAAGCGGGAATCTCGGTGACCGCGACCCGCGAAGAAACCGCCAGTCTGGCAAGCGCATAAGGAAGAAAACATGGAAAGTGCATTCGATAGCAGCAACGGCGTCATCCAGAGTCTTCTGGATACCGACTACTACACCTTCACCATGATGCAGGCGGTGCTGCACCAGCACCCGAACGTCGAGGTGGAATACCAGTTCATCGTGCGCTCGAAAGAGCGGCTCGGGCACCTGATCCCGGACATTCGCGATGAGCTGGAGAAGCTCGCTGGCCTGCAGTTGCGCGAAGGTGAGCAGCGGTTTCTGTTCAATAAGCGTTTCCGTGAATACCTGACACCGGACTTTGAACAGTTCCTCGGTCTGTTTCGCTTCAACCTGCGCTACATCCACGTGTCGGAAGTCGACGGCCAACTGCACATCCGCGTCCGTGGTCCGATGTTGCACTGCATCATGTTCGAGCAGCCGGTGCTGGCGATGGTCAGTGAACTGCGCAACCGCGAGAAGTATCCGGAAGTCGAGCTGGCCGACGTGACCCGCAAGCTGTACCAGAAGTTCGAATGGCTGGAAAAAAACGCCAGCCGCGAAGAGCTCGCCGAGTTTCGCGTTTCGGACTTCTCCACCCGCCGGCGCCTGTCGTTCAGGGCCCAGCGCGAAGTGGTCAACGTCATGCGCAGTGACTTCCCCGGGGTGTTCGTCGGTACCAGCAATGCTCACCTGGCCTACGAGTTCGACCTGCCGCTGATCGGCACCATGGCCCACCAATGGCTGATGGTTCACCAGCAACTCGGGCGGTTGCGCGAGAGCCAGAACGCCGCACTGGAAAACTGGGTGCGCGAGTACCGTGGCAGGCTGGGGATTGCGCTCACCGACTGCATCAGCACCGACTTCTTCCTCAAGGATTTCGACCTGTACTTCGCCAAGCTCTATGACGGCCTGCGTCAGGATTCCGGTGACCCGATCGTCTGGGCCGACAAGGTGCTGGGGTGTTACAAGGAACTGGGTATCGATCCAAGAACCAAGGACCTGATGTTCTCCGACGGCCTCAACTTCGAGAAGTGCCTGCCAATCCTGCGCCATGTGCGTGGCAAGGCCAGATTCGGTTTCGGCATGGGCACCAGCCTGGCTTGCGATGTCGAGGGCGTCGAGCCGCTGAGCATCGTCATGAAGCTGGTGCGGGTGCATGGCGAGCCGGTGGTGAAGTTCTCCGACGACCCGATCAAGAACGTCTGTGAAGACGCTTCGTTCCTGCGCTACGCGGCCCAGGTATTCAACGTCAGC
Proteins encoded in this window:
- a CDS encoding ribonuclease T2 — protein: MKKLYALVALFALTIGSVGMSDARSHRDKQQTESVAGVFDYYLLTLSWSPTFCLTHQNNPQCSGKGYGFVLHGLWPQYAKGGWPESCPPMVPLSPAEQKQGLTLFVTPKLLQHEWSKHGTCSGLGASGYLDMADKAVGTVKIPDKLKPLSTEIYFPAQEIAQMFRQSNPGIPENGIAIVCNGPELSEVRVCLGKDLSFGSCGKGVKSQCRAGDIRVPPMR
- a CDS encoding HAD family phosphatase, translated to MNTLNRPATIDTVVFDLGNVLIRWNPRNLYRKIFGEDVQAMETFLSEVCPPEWNERQDAGRSWQEGVEEAIARHPSQEALIRAYHERWEETLGGVLEESVQILDELHAKGVRLLALTNWSAETFPIALQRFPFLQTFEGILVSGEEGLIKPDPAIFQLLKSRYRFEGHHAVFIDDHAPNIAGARQEGFNALQFTSAAQLRKDLAALGLPVQALSEPA
- a CDS encoding demethoxyubiquinone hydroxylase family protein, whose translation is MKYKDSTASLDTARKILKVNHAGEFGAINIYRSQIFVSRLLRKDYVPLLESFMEDEKRHMNRFWEEIQRRNGIKCKSYWLCGAGGWFMGFISALLGKSGVMACTWAVESVVVSHLKNQLSYLESRNDLAAYETVQSILEDEENHRDTGRVEGGSALLYGPFRWIISLFTEGVIRFGMR
- a CDS encoding diguanylate cyclase, whose protein sequence is MPTPIHDPHYTPGGPLKRLPLRKAAMMFVAAVCLCLCGLLYLQLEQSRRYDLSLAEVASSNLTRAMAQQAQDTFLSADLVMTSLVDWIQAEGFGVMQNPRLQQIFARRVQALEQLHGLFLFDKNGQWVVTSFDDLPRRGGVADRDYFKFHQQNPTLLAHIGPAIRSRQNGEWIIPISRRINDPHGEFQGVLLAGIKLSYFDQFFKSFSLDDNGVMFLALSDGTLLARRPFEEARIGESLAHGDIFQKYLPHASFGNGMIRSVVDNVIRLYGYRQLDAYPLVVAAATPKETILRGWYANAYQSSVVVALVVLGVGLFGWVFVLQVRNGELIEADLRTAQEQLEVIATHDSLTGLANRRLFERALDIEFARGARQQSSLSLIMLDIDFFKRYNDAYGHVAGDQCLAEVARAVNSCCLRKSDLAVRYGGEEFAVLLPDTDIHGAFTIAEQIRHSLKDKHIIHSGAPSGHLTVSLGCYAFVPKDGDSIEMFIERADAALYQAKNLGRNRTVVMSMEGNPEVVVHPEV
- the bla gene encoding class A beta-lactamase; amino-acid sequence: MKYSPSRRSLLKAGLTLPLITLVVPAWANASAADKPLAELYKKLAELENSAKGRLGVALINTANGHEIQYRGGERFPFCSTFKLMLAAAVLHKSMAEPGLLEKHIAYAEADLLSYAPIAKQNLKQGMSVAQLCGATLQYSDNTAANLLIKEMGGVAAVNQFAKGLGDPAFRLDRREPELNTAIPDDQRDTTTPAAMAASVQKVVLGDALATPQREQLVTWLKGNTTGDASIRAGTPTGWIVGDKTGSGDYGTTNDVAVLWPQTGAPVVLAVYFTQHQKDAEARRDVLASATRLVMAHAS
- a CDS encoding arylamine N-acetyltransferase, with translation MIQAELSNVDLYLKRLGYDTPPSPTLDTLRELQSRHTATFPFETLSTMLWVPVPIDLPSVERKVLHEGRGGYCYELNNMFLALLQQLGFEARGISGRVVMGGPEDALTARTHRLSLVTLDGVRYITDVGFGGMVPTAPLRLDTEEEQPTGHEPYRIVRKDSSYALRAKVAGEWRPMYVFDLQVQSDIDYQIGNWYVSTHPDSPFRGQLKVARTGPGMRRTLNNGSYAIHRMGQESERRQLTNADEVIAVLEREFDIRLPQHPELRQVLAQLVSSSERPD
- a CDS encoding BrnA antitoxin family protein, whose product is MKEEYDFSSAKRGPVAASKGKTRITIMLDDAVIEAARELAESAGYGYQTVINNTLRQALLNAKGQGPTPASAIDAGIKHLKKGITAAELKSLEQTLSVAASEINRMLEAEHSPKAKPKATRTLNHA
- a CDS encoding BrnT family toxin, with the translated sequence MKAFDIQYDEVKNAANKRKHKGISLADTEPVFYDNNALTLPDSDHDEQRWIVMGKDAVGRVLVVVYTYRDPNFVRIISARIATHNERRQYLEA